In the genome of Chelmon rostratus isolate fCheRos1 chromosome 12, fCheRos1.pri, whole genome shotgun sequence, the window TCTGAATCAGCCATAATCCCAGACTTGATTTGGAgtgtatttatgtttctgttttctgctcctAGGATGCCATTAACCTACCGATCTACAATGACGCTTAATGAGCAACCAGCAGAATCAGCTCCTAGTCCAAGCACCTCACACTCCCTCCGATCCTTCTCCCATTCACTGAAAGTCCCTCCGATCAACAGCGGGGGACGTCGCAGTCCTCAACAGGGAGGAAACCTCAACCTTAGCAGACGAGTCCTGGAcgaaagaggaggggaaggaggagttATTGATCGATCTCGCTCCCCACTACCACCTCTGCTCACGTCCCactcctcctctgacctcctccGACTGTGCAATGGCAAGCCACTCCGCACCGCCCgatccagcagctcctcagctccacccctccctccaaAACCAAACccagcctccctccctcctcccgcACTTTCCTTATCGCTGCCTCCCCCTCGTCCAGCTCCGTCCCCCTCGCCCTGTGACAACACCACCCCTCAGTCGCTACCTTGTGGTATTGGAGACCCTTCCAATACTTCAACCGATCCCAACCTGGAGCTTGAGCTTGGTTCATCCGTGGCTCGTCGGTCCTCACTACACAGATCTAAATCAGATCTGTCAGACCGGTATGCCCGAGCTGGAGCTGACGTGGAACGCTTTTTTAACTACTGCGGCCTTGACCCCGAGGAGCTGGAGTCAGTCGGTCCAGAGAACTTCGCACGGGCCAACTCGGATATCGTCAGCCTGAACTTCCGATCGGCCTCTATGATCTCCTCTGACTGTGACCGGTCGCGGCGATCCTCCAACGATGGACTGTCAGATGGGGacgaggatgaggaagaggaggccggGGAGCGTGTTCCATATGGCATCTCGGCTGTGGAGCGAAATGCAAGAGTCATTAAGTGGTTGTATAGCATCAAACAAGCAAGAGAGACGCAAAAAGTCTCACATGTTTAGGACAAGCACTACAGTGGATTGGATGTACTCTAAGCTATCGACAGACTGCCCCATGTTTCAGAATTGATACATGGGCCACAATTCCTCACAGGTTTAAAGACTGTGATCTTGGGGCTGAACTGAAAAGTTGTCAAAATAcatagatggatgaatggatggatggaagagaAAGCctgaaaagtcaaacaaaaactaggtaagaaaacaagcaaaattatGTTAAGAAATTACTGAAGACTTGAGGAAAAGGACTGTAATCCTCCCAGGTTTAGAACAACATGAAGACAACATTTAAGAACACAAAGGAATAGAGCTTGGAcagtaacatgaataaaatgttcaGTCTGGCGAGACAAACAAACACGGGACATGTATGAAAAGTAACTCTCTATGGACACTGTATACATTTAGACAGACAAAGTCTGTCAGTTTGCTTGAGCAACAAGAGCAAAATGCACTACGATTGTCCAAGGACCAATAAAATGGCCGCCTCACTACAAAGGGTTATAGGCCTTTCTCACAGTGAACATTTTGGCTTGCCACACATCGGTTTGACAACATTACAATGAGGTGTAGCCTGGTTTCAGACCTCTGAATCATCACCCCTAATGTGTTTTGCCAGTTGGATCGAGTTATCTAATCAAAGCATTGTAAGTGGGACTATGAATGGGGGCATAATCTTCCTAATAGCTTGCTAGTACCTTGCTAGTACaccaaacacaaataataactCCAACTGAGAATCCACATTCACAGTGAGACATTAGCAGGACGTCAGTGCTATTGAAGCATTCTGTCTGTTCAATCCACATGACTATAACCTCCGTTCTGCCATCTCTGTGCTCAGAAGCGGCTGTCCTGTCAGAAGGATGCGTTTTATGTTTGCAAGAAGAGCAACAGTAGCCTATATTACTAATAGATTAGACTGACTGACAGCGCAATGAATGCCCCCAGCTGGAGTACAAGGCATGGCCTGCACTTACAGAGTCTACATTTTGGATCCATTACAGATCAAATATTCTTTTATTCCCCACAATTTAATCTGAAACGCTAATTGGTCAGggcaaagaaaaccaaaacttcCATTCCCATCCCTGCAAGAAATTGTTTATTAGACATACAGTATTGAAATACTCTGTCTCCAGGCTTTTGGCGGTGTTCATGCTACCTAACAGGCACTATTGACATCATTCGTTCCGCCTGGGCTTTTCCTGcaatgacaagtcaaaatgtacTCTTTGAGAAAGGCCTGTGTAACAGTGTTGATGTCGCAATTTAAACAAACTTTGAAAAAGGTCCTGACATCTTTGCAAAACAGATACTGAACTCTATCTGTCAAAAATTACAAATCACATTGGAAAGTCAGTGATGCTGGTACACTGTGCAACCATAATGAAATCAGCTCAGTGCAGTTTCTTGATATTTGCTATAGGTGACTGTTAAAGAAATAACCGAACATTTCAGCACTGACTTAATAGTTCACAAATATGAGGTTAATGTATCAAAGTGTTAACCATGACATGTTGACAAACTCAAATGGTGGTAAGCTAACTTTCACTGAGTATAGCTCTTGCTAAGCTAAATACTACAGTATAATCGCTACATGAAGGCCATGGAAAGTGTGATGGCTGAGTGATGAAGGACACTGGACATTGACACAGTGAAtttgacagacacacacagtatgaaatATAATCTCTCGGCCATACTTGTCCATACAGCAGTAAGGCTACACTCTCATATCATTATGCTGATTAACAGAGCTGTTCTGTTCACGTTAAccagcaaaacatttcattcacagttttagTGTCCTGTGATAGGATATGGTTATCCAGAGGCTGTTCCTGACATGTATCATTCAAATCATGACTACTGGTATTTTGGGTGATTTTTCTGGGGCATTGAAATAGTGAAATTTGGTCAATTGGCTAACTGTACTAAATATTCTGCAAGGCTGAATGGATCAGTAATAGCAGTGCCCTGGGGTGTCTTCACACCTAACCTTTTTGGTTCTCAGGTGTGTCCACCGTTTAATTTCGTCTTCTTTAGGCTTGGGTGAACGTTGTCATTCAAACATCAAGATCACTCTGGTGGTCTCGGTCAGCTTCCAGCCAAACTACTATTTATTCGTTTGTGATAAAAAAATCCAGACCAACCACAGGATTTTGTGATAATATGTGGTTTTAGCATGAATTCAAAAGATAAACTATTATTCGGTTCATACAATCCACATAGCATTGGCTACCTATCATAAGTGGTGTCTGTGACTTTACACATTCCACATCTGGAAAGACCCATCATGATGCTCACTTTGTATTCCACTAGGACAGTGGAACCTAGCTATTCAGTCTTGTTTAACAGTAGTCCTCCCtattatacagtacatttcataAATCTCTGAATTTTTTAGATTTCATGGTCGAGATTTGAAAGAGTAATTCTCAAATCGCAAGAGTCGCAAATTTAACCGTTTTAGTAATCAGGTCTTGCAATCAAGCCCTAAAAGCTCTTAAGTGAAAGTGTAGTCAGTGACCATCTATTTTATTGACAGGTTTGGTCAGCAGTAactaattaacattaattcCATGAGTTTGCCAAACTACTAAATTACACTCTTGCCTCGTCTGGTCAGTGTACTCTCTGCAGGCTAGTGTCTGTATTATGTACTTATGGTCGTATCTAAGAAGTTTCCTcgactgtgtttttattctcctcaaaaatacatttcaacagGGTGTGAGTTTTTACATAAATGATCTAGGTCATCACATCATGCCATTTTCAGACAGTTAGCTGTTAGGTTATCAAGTCGCATTGTGTTGTGACTTCATGGGTCCAGTTGTGGTGATGGTAAATGAGCAGACTGTTGTACTCACAAAAACAGTAGTAGTCATTTGAGTGTAGGCATACGAGTGACAGTATTTTCCCTGATCGCTCACCCCCATTTCTGCCTGTCCATGACATCTGAGGTCCAGTTGCAATCTTGACAGATATTGCTCATAATTGATCAAATTCAGTATAGCAATccaaattttattttcctctgtgggTCCATGTCACTTGGATGAGACAGGATCACCAAAATTGTCCAATGAATAAGTTAGTCAGTTAGACCAGTCAGTCCGTATAACTTAATGATTCCATCTCTTTATTCGTGATAAGTAAGAACACTAGATGGACAACAGCTAAAAGACCAccaagcagttttttttttatcttttgtggGAACCAACTGAACCAAACTCCAGGAGTAATGTGAGCTAAACACTCATACCTATATTCACCCGTATATATTACGTTACGTGACTCAGTGAAATCCACTTCCACATGCAAATCTCTGGACAATTCATAAGTTAAGAACCAGAAAATCCTGAATATGTCACCTGATTCATGAGTTTACAGGTAATCAAAGTTGCCTTCATCAGAGATAATCATGGGCTATCTGGCATAAAATGAACAACGCCTCAAGCAATATTGCAGGACACTAAAACTCTCCTTTCAAAACAATGTTACTAAAAATCTGTGACTGTATAGACCACCAAGCACTAAAATCTACACTGAAAGCAATACTAATGAAGCTGTCTTTTCACAGTTACAGGACACATTACGGGACAGTATCGCGTGGGAAAATGAAAGGGGgattgtggtcattttgtgtcagcCTTCTCTCCAAATGCCATTTAGGATTTAGGTTTTTATCATTGCTTATACTGTAGATTGCATcctacaaccacacacacagaagattTTGGCTGCGTTTACGATGAACAACTTGCCGATGgcctcatctctgctttctcGCACTCCGCTCCCTGTCTGTCCTCAAAGCCAACCACAGGAAGAAAACTGTTGCTCAACCTTTGTGTGTGCCCTGATAATGTAGGAGGATGCATCACCAAGTTCACCTCTACCCTTATCCTTGCCATCTGTCTACATGTCTGCAGGTCACCGGCATGTCTCGAGCCC includes:
- the fam110b gene encoding protein FAM110B, with translation MPTETLAPALPDSKAAGPATPFSSTVPLRILNKGPDYFRRQVEPNPKRLSAVERLEADKAKYVKSQEVINAKQEPIKPPVLAKPPVGHTLLSKRGPGISGGGNGGGLPFKASNNNAKSDTCATSSGSSKRENLNLEILKNLLNSSSSSGAGSEGLGGGAKSAVLMRSSGGMARSWTPSGMPLTYRSTMTLNEQPAESAPSPSTSHSLRSFSHSLKVPPINSGGRRSPQQGGNLNLSRRVLDERGGEGGVIDRSRSPLPPLLTSHSSSDLLRLCNGKPLRTARSSSSSAPPLPPKPNPASLPPPALSLSLPPPRPAPSPSPCDNTTPQSLPCGIGDPSNTSTDPNLELELGSSVARRSSLHRSKSDLSDRYARAGADVERFFNYCGLDPEELESVGPENFARANSDIVSLNFRSASMISSDCDRSRRSSNDGLSDGDEDEEEEAGERVPYGISAVERNARVIKWLYSIKQARETQKVSHV